A single genomic interval of Picosynechococcus sp. PCC 7003 harbors:
- a CDS encoding site-2 protease family protein, whose protein sequence is MQKNWQVGSLFGIPLYLDRSWFVILVLITAVDANDVLGQGLVQSPLMAVGLGFAMALLLFGSVLLHELGHSLVAKSQGISVKSITLFLFGGVASIDRESQTPLAAFAVAIAGPLVSVTLFGLFWVLWQYAPLGGAGTFLVRDLARLNLVLALFNLIPGLPLDGGQMFKAIVWKWTGDRLKGIRYAAASGKLLGTVAIAFGLLAVLLVGELGGLWLALIGWFVLRNADAYERLSDLQNLLLTLTAGTAMSREFRVVNAHLSLREFAEQYLVLSPHPTCPTYASSEGRYRGLIQPKSLHRLERSQWDQLELMAIAVPLDKIPSVTEQDNLATVICALETLEEPFITVLSPAGAVAGIIDRAQIVQAIAKEYNINLPAQELQRIRSERVYPSGFPLVEIAQQLQPFES, encoded by the coding sequence ATGCAAAAAAACTGGCAAGTGGGATCACTGTTTGGGATTCCGTTATATCTAGATCGCTCTTGGTTTGTAATTTTAGTTCTCATTACGGCGGTGGATGCCAATGATGTCCTCGGGCAAGGATTGGTGCAATCCCCCCTCATGGCCGTTGGTCTGGGTTTTGCCATGGCGTTACTGTTGTTTGGCTCCGTCTTACTCCACGAATTGGGCCATAGCCTCGTGGCCAAGTCCCAGGGGATTAGCGTCAAATCGATCACCCTCTTTCTTTTTGGCGGAGTAGCCTCCATCGACCGTGAGTCCCAAACTCCTTTAGCAGCTTTTGCAGTGGCGATCGCCGGGCCATTGGTGAGTGTTACGTTATTTGGTTTGTTTTGGGTGCTGTGGCAATATGCTCCCCTCGGCGGTGCAGGTACTTTTTTGGTGCGGGATCTAGCTCGGTTAAATTTGGTCTTGGCGCTGTTTAACTTAATTCCGGGGCTGCCCCTGGATGGGGGGCAAATGTTCAAGGCAATCGTCTGGAAATGGACGGGCGATCGCCTCAAAGGAATTCGCTATGCCGCTGCCAGTGGAAAGTTATTAGGGACGGTGGCGATCGCCTTTGGATTATTGGCGGTGTTGTTGGTCGGTGAATTAGGAGGGTTATGGTTGGCGCTCATTGGCTGGTTTGTGTTGCGCAACGCCGATGCTTACGAACGCTTGAGCGATCTTCAAAATCTCCTTTTGACCTTGACCGCCGGGACCGCCATGAGCCGAGAATTTCGGGTGGTTAATGCCCATTTGTCTCTACGGGAGTTTGCTGAACAGTACCTTGTTTTATCACCCCATCCCACTTGCCCCACCTATGCCAGTTCCGAAGGCCGCTACCGGGGCTTGATCCAACCCAAGAGTCTCCATCGCCTTGAGCGTAGCCAATGGGATCAGCTAGAACTAATGGCGATCGCCGTGCCCCTAGACAAAATTCCCTCGGTGACGGAACAGGACAACCTCGCCACGGTTATCTGTGCCCTCGAAACCCTGGAAGAACCCTTTATCACTGTGCTTTCTCCGGCGGGGGCTGTGGCGGGGATCATCGACCGCGCGCAAATCGTCCAGGCGATCGCCAAGGAATACAACATTAACCTGCCCGCCCAGGAACTCCAACGAATTCGCAGTGAGCGGGTCTATCCCAGTGGTTTTCCTTTAGTGGAAATCGCCCAACAACTACAACCCTTTGAAAGTTAA
- a CDS encoding DUF1499 domain-containing protein, producing MLSRFLILCFALCLWAISPLPSFAASPFAGQRPTNLGVEAGHLAPCPSTPNCVVSQSGDGEHQIAPIIYAGDRQQAYQAVVQVLGVVPRTEIITQTENYLRAESSSRLFGFVDDVEFYFPETEPVIQMRSASRLGESDLGVNRRRLEQIRLALQDLGIAQS from the coding sequence ATGCTGAGTCGTTTTTTGATCCTTTGCTTTGCTCTTTGTCTCTGGGCCATATCGCCACTACCGAGTTTTGCTGCTTCCCCTTTTGCGGGCCAACGACCAACGAATTTAGGGGTCGAAGCCGGACATCTCGCGCCTTGTCCCAGTACCCCCAATTGTGTGGTGAGCCAGAGCGGTGATGGGGAGCATCAAATTGCACCGATTATCTACGCAGGCGATCGCCAACAAGCCTACCAAGCTGTTGTTCAGGTTTTAGGAGTTGTCCCCCGCACAGAAATCATCACCCAAACCGAAAACTATCTCCGGGCCGAATCCAGCAGTCGTTTATTTGGCTTTGTGGATGATGTGGAATTCTACTTTCCAGAAACAGAACCCGTCATCCAAATGCGTTCAGCATCTCGCCTTGGGGAATCTGATCTCGGTGTTAACCGTCGTCGCCTTGAACAAATTCGCCTTGCCCTTCAGGATTTAGGTATTGCCCAAAGTTAA
- a CDS encoding glycogen/starch/alpha-glucan phosphorylase, which translates to MQTQPSTSATNSHGLSSLGGSGDRTGMDKASLRRAFFDHLFYSAGSDKDAAQQRDYYVALANVVRDRLLERWKQTEQTYIDTGAKTVCYLSAEFLMGRYLGNNLISLGIYETVAEMLAESNIKLEDILEEEVDPGLGNGGLGRLAACFLDSLACLEIPAIGYGIRYEFGIFHQYIRNGWQVEVPDKWLRNGNPWEICRQAEALEIPFGGHTEIYHCDKGYPCAVWVPARRVKAVPYDTPVPGYSNNTVNVLRLWSAMAAEDEGFNFEAFNAGDYDGAVANQISSENISKVLYPNDNTPQGRQLRLEQQFFFVSASLQDMIRAHLKKQPNLDNFFDFYTVQLNDTHPAIAVAELMRLFIDEHSLPWDRAWYITQKTLAYTNHTLMPEALERWPVEMFEQLLPRHLEIIYEINFRFIENLKTWYADHDDLDNLIQELSIIEEYPQKSIRMANLACVGSHAINGVAALHTELLKSDTLKGFARIWPEKFYNKTNGVTPRRWIRQCNPKLANLISSKIGTGWIKNLEQVQRIEEFVDDPEFRRQWREIKHQNKVKLASYIEHHNGIEINPDSIFDIQVKRIHEYKRQLLDVLFIITLYNRIKHNPAINMVPRTMIFGGKAAPGYFMAKLIIKLVNAVAEVVNNDPDTHNRLKVVFMENFNVSLGQKIYPAADLSEQISTAGKEASGTGNMKFAMNGALTIGTLDGANIEIREEVGADNFFLFGLTAEEVSHLKASGYDPMHYYNNNAELKGVIDRIARGDFSHGDTEMFKPIVDSLLYNDQYVLLADYESYVERQQDVANAYTETERWTRMSILNAARVGKFSSDRTIDEYVKEIWCAKPVSVKL; encoded by the coding sequence GTGCAAACACAACCTTCTACCTCGGCGACTAATTCCCATGGTCTCTCTTCCCTTGGGGGGAGTGGCGATCGCACTGGGATGGACAAAGCAAGTCTCCGCCGTGCTTTTTTCGATCATCTTTTCTATTCCGCCGGCAGCGATAAAGATGCCGCCCAACAACGTGATTACTATGTTGCCCTCGCCAATGTTGTCCGCGATCGCCTGTTAGAACGATGGAAACAAACCGAGCAAACCTACATCGATACCGGTGCCAAAACCGTTTGCTACCTTTCCGCAGAATTTTTGATGGGACGGTACCTGGGTAACAATCTCATTAGCCTCGGAATCTACGAAACCGTCGCCGAAATGCTCGCCGAAAGCAACATCAAACTTGAAGACATTCTCGAAGAAGAAGTAGATCCTGGCTTAGGCAATGGCGGCCTCGGTCGTCTTGCTGCTTGCTTTTTAGATTCCCTTGCCTGCCTCGAAATTCCAGCCATTGGCTACGGGATTCGCTACGAATTTGGTATTTTCCACCAATACATCCGCAACGGTTGGCAAGTGGAAGTGCCCGATAAATGGCTCCGAAACGGCAACCCCTGGGAAATTTGCCGTCAAGCTGAAGCCCTAGAAATTCCCTTTGGGGGCCACACCGAAATTTATCATTGTGATAAAGGCTATCCTTGTGCGGTCTGGGTGCCGGCCCGTCGGGTCAAAGCAGTACCCTACGATACCCCAGTACCAGGCTATAGCAACAATACCGTCAATGTGCTCCGCCTCTGGAGTGCCATGGCAGCAGAAGATGAAGGATTCAACTTCGAAGCCTTTAATGCCGGGGATTATGACGGAGCAGTCGCCAACCAGATTTCCTCAGAAAATATTTCTAAGGTGCTCTATCCCAATGACAACACCCCCCAGGGACGTCAACTGCGCCTAGAACAGCAATTTTTCTTTGTGTCCGCTTCTTTGCAAGACATGATCCGGGCGCACCTGAAGAAGCAGCCCAATCTGGATAATTTCTTTGATTTCTACACCGTTCAACTCAACGATACCCACCCGGCGATCGCCGTTGCTGAGTTGATGCGTCTCTTTATCGATGAACATAGTCTCCCCTGGGATCGCGCTTGGTATATCACCCAAAAAACCCTCGCCTATACCAACCACACCCTGATGCCCGAAGCCCTCGAACGTTGGCCCGTGGAGATGTTCGAGCAGCTCCTGCCCCGCCACCTAGAGATCATTTACGAAATTAATTTCCGCTTCATCGAAAATCTTAAAACCTGGTACGCCGATCACGATGATCTTGATAATCTCATTCAAGAGCTGTCAATCATCGAAGAATATCCCCAAAAATCGATCCGGATGGCGAACTTGGCCTGTGTTGGTAGTCATGCGATCAATGGGGTTGCTGCTCTCCATACAGAGCTACTGAAATCCGACACCCTCAAGGGATTTGCCCGCATTTGGCCAGAGAAATTCTACAACAAAACTAATGGGGTCACGCCCCGCCGTTGGATCCGCCAGTGCAATCCCAAACTCGCGAATCTAATTTCTAGCAAGATCGGCACCGGTTGGATCAAAAACCTAGAACAGGTACAACGCATCGAAGAATTTGTGGATGATCCAGAGTTCCGTCGTCAGTGGCGCGAAATCAAGCATCAAAATAAAGTTAAGCTGGCCAGTTACATTGAGCACCACAACGGTATTGAGATCAATCCTGACTCAATTTTCGATATCCAAGTGAAGCGCATCCACGAATATAAGCGTCAACTGCTGGATGTACTATTCATCATCACCCTCTACAACCGCATCAAGCACAATCCGGCGATCAATATGGTGCCCCGGACGATGATCTTCGGTGGTAAGGCCGCACCGGGCTATTTCATGGCGAAATTGATCATTAAATTGGTCAATGCCGTGGCAGAGGTGGTCAACAATGACCCCGATACCCACAATCGCCTCAAGGTGGTCTTTATGGAAAACTTTAATGTTTCCCTTGGCCAGAAGATCTATCCGGCCGCAGACCTCTCGGAACAGATTTCCACCGCCGGGAAAGAAGCCTCTGGGACGGGCAACATGAAGTTTGCGATGAACGGTGCTCTAACCATTGGCACGCTGGATGGAGCCAATATCGAAATCCGGGAGGAAGTGGGGGCTGATAATTTCTTCCTCTTTGGCCTCACGGCGGAGGAAGTCTCTCATCTCAAGGCCAGTGGCTATGACCCGATGCATTATTACAACAACAATGCGGAACTCAAAGGTGTCATTGACCGGATTGCCCGGGGTGATTTCTCCCATGGGGACACGGAAATGTTTAAACCGATCGTGGATTCTCTACTGTACAACGATCAATATGTGTTGTTGGCGGATTATGAATCCTACGTCGAACGTCAACAAGACGTGGCGAATGCCTACACGGAGACGGAACGGTGGACGCGGATGTCGATCCTGAATGCAGCTCGGGTGGGCAAATTTTCGTCTGACCGCACCATTGATGAGTATGTGAAGGAAATCTGGTGTGCTAAACCTGTCTCGGTCAAGCTATAG
- a CDS encoding DUF2839 domain-containing protein, with translation MGEAKRRKKSMGENYGKEQRIYPWLPLTKTQAEQAYNLTTKGAWIGIGLMVVLWVTVRIIGPGFGWWAVD, from the coding sequence ATGGGAGAAGCAAAGCGCCGCAAGAAATCCATGGGGGAAAACTATGGTAAAGAACAGCGCATTTACCCCTGGTTACCCCTCACCAAAACCCAAGCAGAACAAGCTTACAATCTGACCACAAAAGGTGCCTGGATTGGCATTGGGCTCATGGTCGTACTGTGGGTCACCGTTCGGATCATTGGCCCTGGCTTCGGTTGGTGGGCCGTTGATTAA
- a CDS encoding VWA domain-containing protein: MVDLSEISLVENRDYTLIIDKSGSMYTCDLPTSDKTRWDAAQDSTLALAQTCEKIDPDGITVYLFSGRFRRYDNVTAEKVTQVYAENEPMGRTDLAAVLQDALDNYFQRKERGEAKPNGETFLVITDGEPDDSKAVMRVIIDAANKIERDEEIGISLIQVGQDRKAKAYLKALDDQLGQAGAKFDIVDTITIDEMTTMSLPEVLLKALID, encoded by the coding sequence ATGGTAGATCTTTCAGAAATTTCCTTAGTCGAAAATCGCGACTACACCCTCATCATCGATAAAAGCGGCAGTATGTACACTTGCGATCTGCCCACCTCTGACAAAACCCGTTGGGATGCAGCCCAAGACTCTACCCTCGCCCTTGCCCAGACCTGCGAAAAAATTGACCCCGATGGCATTACGGTTTACCTATTTTCGGGACGGTTCCGGCGTTATGACAATGTCACTGCCGAGAAGGTGACCCAAGTTTACGCTGAAAATGAGCCCATGGGACGGACGGACTTGGCAGCCGTTTTACAAGATGCCCTCGATAACTACTTCCAACGGAAAGAACGAGGAGAAGCCAAACCCAACGGCGAAACATTTTTAGTGATTACCGATGGGGAACCGGACGATAGTAAAGCCGTGATGCGGGTGATTATCGATGCCGCCAATAAAATTGAACGGGATGAAGAAATTGGCATCTCCCTCATTCAAGTGGGTCAAGACCGCAAGGCCAAAGCCTATCTCAAAGCCCTCGATGATCAATTGGGTCAGGCCGGGGCAAAGTTTGATATTGTCGATACCATCACCATTGATGAAATGACGACCATGTCACTCCCAGAAGTGCTATTAAAGGCCTTAATTGATTAA
- the mtnC gene encoding acireductone synthase yields MIQFVLMDIEGTTTSVSFVFDVLFPYFRDNIQSIVSRAEEPEIAAILKQVQDLAFAETGESLDQAGAIAALHQWSMADRKVAPLKAMQGFLWEEGYKKGDFRGHVYPDVLPKLKEWQKEGIQLGIYSSGSVKAQKLLFGYSDYGDLTGYFNYFFDLKVGQKRDVQSYQAIAQAVQLPPETILFLSDVPAELDAAAQAGCQTRQLVRPGTTASPTHQQVADFNAITCLR; encoded by the coding sequence ATGATTCAGTTTGTCTTGATGGACATTGAGGGCACAACGACTTCTGTGAGTTTTGTCTTTGATGTGTTGTTTCCTTACTTCCGGGACAATATCCAAAGCATCGTCAGCCGTGCTGAGGAACCAGAAATTGCCGCAATCCTCAAGCAGGTGCAAGATTTAGCCTTCGCGGAAACCGGAGAATCCCTGGATCAAGCCGGGGCGATCGCCGCCTTACATCAATGGTCAATGGCAGACCGTAAAGTCGCGCCCCTCAAAGCAATGCAGGGTTTTTTGTGGGAAGAGGGCTACAAGAAAGGGGATTTTCGGGGTCATGTTTACCCAGATGTATTGCCCAAACTAAAAGAGTGGCAAAAAGAGGGCATCCAGTTGGGCATTTATTCTTCTGGTTCGGTTAAGGCCCAAAAACTGCTGTTCGGTTACTCTGACTATGGCGATCTCACAGGCTACTTCAATTACTTCTTTGATCTCAAGGTCGGCCAAAAACGAGATGTGCAATCCTACCAGGCGATCGCCCAGGCCGTGCAACTTCCCCCTGAGACAATCCTATTTCTATCGGATGTCCCTGCTGAACTAGATGCGGCAGCCCAAGCCGGATGCCAAACTCGACAACTCGTCCGCCCCGGCACAACCGCTTCCCCGACCCACCAACAAGTTGCCGACTTTAATGCAATTACGTGCCTCCGTTAA
- a CDS encoding acireductone dioxygenase, which yields MTTLYQTESKQTLTDTATIKDFLKGHGIWFDQWETPAQLAQDASQEEILAAYAEVLDPFMVANGYQSADVVNIHSGIENYPAIREKFLAEHTHSEDEVRFFVAGQGLFWFNLDGTAVFNVCCEAGDLISVPQGTKHWFDAGPVPNVKAIRIFSDTAGWTPHYTGSQVEQQYRDITL from the coding sequence ATGACGACGTTATATCAGACCGAATCGAAACAAACATTGACCGATACCGCTACGATCAAAGACTTTTTAAAGGGCCATGGTATTTGGTTTGACCAATGGGAAACGCCAGCACAACTCGCCCAAGATGCCTCCCAAGAAGAAATTCTCGCTGCCTATGCCGAAGTGCTTGATCCTTTTATGGTGGCTAATGGTTACCAAAGCGCCGATGTGGTGAATATTCATAGTGGCATTGAAAATTACCCGGCGATCCGCGAAAAATTTCTCGCAGAACATACCCACTCGGAAGATGAAGTGCGTTTTTTTGTCGCTGGTCAGGGTCTGTTTTGGTTTAATCTCGATGGTACAGCCGTATTTAATGTTTGTTGCGAGGCTGGTGATTTAATCTCTGTCCCCCAGGGCACCAAGCACTGGTTTGATGCGGGGCCAGTGCCCAATGTCAAAGCAATTCGTATTTTCTCGGACACCGCCGGTTGGACGCCCCACTACACTGGCTCCCAAGTTGAACAGCAATATCGTGACATCACCCTATGA
- the mtnB gene encoding methylthioribulose 1-phosphate dehydratase, with product MSLDNQTQKERLCAVVRQLHHQGKSPATSTNYSFLGEDQVIFVSRSGIDKSQFQPEDFMAVDSAGLPLPPYEGIKPSAETLIHCFIYQNFPGITSVLHTHSVAATLLSGMFASKQAVTFRGYEVIKGIAGQTTHETAIALPIFANDQNMEAFCQQLAQRQEELSNYGFLIAKHGLYAWGETMAIAKRHLEVWEFMLECELEQLKITPPLAAR from the coding sequence ATGTCTTTAGATAATCAGACCCAAAAAGAAAGGCTATGTGCTGTGGTGCGGCAACTCCATCACCAGGGAAAATCCCCGGCCACTTCAACGAATTATTCGTTTTTAGGCGAAGATCAAGTGATTTTTGTCTCCCGCAGTGGCATTGATAAATCTCAATTTCAACCGGAAGATTTTATGGCGGTAGATTCAGCGGGTCTGCCTCTGCCCCCCTACGAAGGGATTAAGCCTTCGGCGGAAACGTTAATTCACTGCTTTATTTACCAAAATTTTCCGGGGATCACCTCTGTGTTACATACTCATTCAGTGGCGGCAACCCTCTTGTCCGGGATGTTTGCCTCGAAACAGGCTGTGACCTTTAGGGGCTATGAGGTGATTAAAGGAATTGCGGGTCAGACAACCCACGAAACGGCGATCGCCTTACCAATTTTTGCCAATGACCAGAACATGGAAGCCTTCTGTCAACAACTCGCCCAACGACAAGAAGAGTTAAGCAATTATGGCTTTTTGATTGCGAAACATGGCCTCTATGCCTGGGGGGAAACAATGGCGATCGCCAAACGTCATCTGGAGGTTTGGGAGTTCATGTTAGAATGCGAGCTTGAGCAATTGAAAATCACGCCCCCCTTGGCTGCCCGATGA
- a CDS encoding anti-sigma regulatory factor translates to MIAISLPPLKSHWTTLSFASTLYLVPILDLLLDRIPSDWRYEVQLGLQEALINAAKHGNRLDPSKKVIVHFYMGAEQCSWIITDEGKGFDRQAQCCQLDEDLLPPEEDECGRGLCLLYQIFDQVHWNATGNQLRLSKRFSSAPVISLDSVPSFY, encoded by the coding sequence GTGATCGCGATTTCATTGCCGCCGCTAAAATCCCATTGGACGACCCTCAGTTTTGCCTCTACCCTCTACCTAGTCCCGATTCTCGATCTTCTCCTAGACCGTATTCCCAGTGACTGGCGTTATGAAGTCCAGCTCGGCCTTCAGGAAGCGCTAATTAATGCGGCCAAACATGGTAATCGACTAGATCCCAGCAAAAAAGTCATTGTTCATTTCTACATGGGGGCAGAACAATGCTCTTGGATCATCACCGACGAGGGCAAGGGATTTGACCGCCAGGCTCAATGTTGTCAATTAGATGAGGATCTCCTTCCCCCCGAAGAAGATGAATGCGGCCGCGGTCTCTGTTTGCTCTATCAGATTTTCGATCAAGTCCATTGGAACGCCACCGGTAATCAATTGCGCTTAAGTAAACGCTTCAGTAGCGCCCCTGTGATCTCCCTAGATTCTGTACCGTCATTCTATTAA
- the rlmD gene encoding 23S rRNA (uracil(1939)-C(5))-methyltransferase RlmD has protein sequence MHQGDLIELSIHDLNSQGAGVGRHGEQVVFVPDTVPGDRLQVRIVRLKRQYAIGQLQKVLEPAPERRRPPCIVADKCGGCQWLQVEDSLQQQVKTNEIQQALQRIGGFQDLDIQPILSGDGPLGYRNKATYPLGRSSSMGNVQAGYYRKGSHQLINLNQCPVQDSRLNPLLGNIKIDIQNQGWSIYNEAKHQGKLRHLALRIGQRTGEMLLTLISTSADLVNLETQAEAWLEEYPGLVGVCLNENPKKGNLIWGDTTKAIAGRPYLEEIFAGLTLKLRPETFFQVNTSAAEVLLEAITQQLTFTGEEILIDTYCGVGTFTLPLAQKVKQAIGIEVQGSSIQQAWENAHHNDIHNAEFHAGTVESVLPDLDVNADIVLLDPPRKGCDRQVLDTLLHSKPKQIIYISCNPATLARDLKHLCASQQYQIQWVQPADFFPQTPHVECAVLLNFVET, from the coding sequence ATGCACCAAGGCGATCTCATTGAACTCTCCATCCATGACCTTAATAGCCAGGGGGCTGGGGTCGGTCGCCACGGGGAGCAAGTCGTGTTTGTGCCGGATACAGTGCCAGGCGATCGCCTCCAGGTGCGGATCGTGCGTCTCAAGCGCCAATACGCCATCGGTCAATTGCAAAAAGTTTTAGAACCAGCCCCAGAACGGCGGCGTCCCCCCTGTATCGTTGCCGACAAATGCGGTGGCTGTCAGTGGCTTCAGGTCGAAGATTCGCTACAGCAACAGGTCAAAACCAACGAAATTCAACAGGCCCTCCAGCGTATCGGTGGTTTTCAGGATCTCGACATTCAACCGATCCTGAGCGGTGATGGGCCATTGGGTTATCGCAATAAGGCCACCTATCCCCTTGGTCGTTCCAGCAGCATGGGCAATGTGCAAGCCGGTTATTACCGCAAAGGCAGCCACCAACTGATTAACCTCAACCAGTGCCCGGTACAGGATTCGCGCCTGAATCCCCTCCTGGGTAACATCAAAATTGATATCCAAAACCAAGGCTGGTCGATCTACAACGAAGCCAAACACCAGGGCAAATTACGCCACCTCGCCCTCCGCATCGGCCAGCGCACTGGGGAAATGCTGCTCACTTTAATCTCAACCAGTGCTGATTTGGTAAACCTAGAAACCCAAGCTGAAGCCTGGCTCGAAGAATATCCCGGTCTCGTGGGGGTCTGCCTTAACGAAAACCCGAAAAAAGGCAACCTCATCTGGGGCGACACCACAAAGGCGATCGCCGGTCGTCCCTACCTCGAAGAAATTTTTGCGGGGCTAACCCTCAAGCTGCGGCCCGAAACCTTTTTTCAAGTCAATACCAGTGCCGCCGAAGTCCTCCTAGAGGCAATCACCCAACAACTCACCTTCACCGGTGAAGAAATCCTGATCGATACCTACTGTGGTGTGGGAACTTTTACCTTGCCCCTGGCACAGAAAGTCAAACAGGCGATCGGCATTGAAGTTCAAGGGAGTTCTATCCAGCAGGCCTGGGAAAATGCCCACCACAACGATATCCATAATGCAGAATTCCATGCTGGCACCGTGGAATCAGTTCTGCCCGATCTGGATGTTAATGCCGATATCGTGCTCCTTGATCCCCCGCGTAAAGGATGCGATCGCCAAGTGCTCGACACCCTCCTCCACAGCAAACCCAAGCAAATTATTTATATCAGTTGCAACCCTGCGACCCTCGCCCGCGACCTCAAACACCTTTGTGCCAGCCAACAGTACCAAATCCAGTGGGTACAGCCCGCCGACTTCTTTCCCCAAACCCCCCATGTCGAATGCGCCGTTCTCTTGAATTTCGTGGAAACCTAA
- a CDS encoding peroxiredoxin has protein sequence MAAQVGQLAPDFTATAVIDQEFKTIKLSDYQGQYVVLFFYPLDFTFVCPTEVGAFSDRHGEFQKLNTEVLGVSVDSEFAHLAWIQTDRKLGGVGDLTFPLVSDLNKTISTAYGVLEPEAGIALRGLFIIDPEGMIQHITVNNFSFGRSIDETLRVLQAIQHVQTNHNEVCPVDWQVGDRTMVPNPSEAQAYFSTL, from the coding sequence ATGGCCGCACAAGTGGGACAATTGGCACCGGACTTTACCGCCACCGCCGTCATTGACCAAGAGTTCAAAACCATTAAGCTGTCCGACTATCAGGGGCAATATGTGGTGCTGTTTTTCTATCCCCTCGATTTCACCTTTGTTTGTCCGACGGAGGTGGGGGCCTTTAGCGATCGCCACGGGGAATTTCAAAAACTTAATACGGAAGTATTGGGTGTTTCCGTAGATAGTGAATTTGCACATTTAGCCTGGATCCAAACAGACCGCAAACTGGGCGGGGTGGGAGATTTGACCTTTCCCCTAGTTTCTGATTTAAACAAAACCATTAGTACGGCCTACGGTGTCCTGGAACCGGAAGCGGGGATCGCCCTGCGGGGACTTTTTATCATTGATCCAGAAGGGATGATTCAACACATCACCGTGAATAATTTTTCCTTTGGTCGCAGCATTGACGAAACCCTCCGGGTGCTCCAAGCGATTCAGCACGTCCAAACCAATCACAATGAAGTTTGTCCCGTTGATTGGCAAGTGGGCGATCGCACCATGGTCCCAAATCCAAGCGAAGCCCAGGCTTATTTCTCGACCCTCTAG